In Peromyscus leucopus breed LL Stock chromosome 16_21, UCI_PerLeu_2.1, whole genome shotgun sequence, a single genomic region encodes these proteins:
- the Actr1b gene encoding beta-centractin yields the protein MESYDIIANQPVVIDNGSGVIKAGFAGDQIPKYCFPNYVGRPKHMRVMAGALEGDLFIGPKAEEHRGLLTIRYPMEHGVVRDWNDMERIWQYVYSKDQLQTFSEEHPVLLTEAPLNPSKNREKAAEVFFETFNVPALFISMQAVLSLYATGRTTGVVLDSGDGVTHAVPIYEGFAMPHSIMRVDIAGRDVSRYLRLLLRKEGADFHTSAEFEVVRTIKERACYLSINPQKDEALETEKVQYTLPDGSTLDVGPARFRAPELLFQPDLVGDESEGLHEVLAFAIHKSDMDLRRTLFSNIVLSGGSTLFKGFGDRLLSEVKKLAPKDVKIKISAPQERLYSTWIGGSILASLDTFKKMWVSKKEYEEDGSRAIHRKTF from the exons ATGGAGTCCTACGACATCATCGCCAACCAGCCCGTGGTCATCGACAAC GGTTCCGGGGTGATCAAGGCTGGTTTTGCGGGAGACCAGATTCCTAAGTACTGTTTCCCAAACTA TGTCGGACGGCCCAAGCACATGCGGGTCATGGCCGGAGCCCTGGAGGGGGACCTTTTCATCGGACCGAAGGCAGAG GAGCACCGGGGGCTGCTGACCATCCGCTACCCCATGGAGCACGGTGTGGTCCGAGACTGGAATGACATGGAGCGCATCTGGCAGTACGTCTACTCCAAGGACCAGTTGCAGACCTTCTCTGAGGAG CATCCTGTTCTTCTAACGGAGGCCCCGCTGAACCCCAGTAAGAACCGGGAGAAGGCAGCGGAGGTGTTCTTTGAGACCTTCAATGTCCCTGCACTGTTCATCTCCATGCAGGCCGTGCTCAGCCT GTACGCAACAGGACGCACAACGGGAGTGGTCTTAGACTCGGGGGACGGGGTCACCCACGCCGTCCCCATCTATGAGGGCTTTGCCATGCCACACTCCATCATGCGGGTAGACATTGCGGGCCGAGACGTCTCTCGATATTTGAGGCTGCTGCTGCGCAAGGAAGGGGCTGACTTCCACACCTCGGCTGAGTTTGAGGTTGTCCGGACCATCAAAGAG CGAGCCTGCTACCTGTCCATCAACCCGCAGAAGGACGAAGCCCTGGAGACTGAGAAGGTGCAGTACACCCTTCCGGACGGCAGCACACTTGAT GTGGGGCCTGCACGCTTCCGGGCCCCTGAGCTGCTGTTCCAGCCAGACCTGGTGGGGGATGAGAGTGAGGGCCTCCATGAAGTGCTGGCCTTCGCCATCCACAAGTCCGACATGGACCTTCGCCGGACACTGTTCTCCAATATTGTGCTCTCAGGGGGCTCAACACTCTTTAAAG GCTTTGGAGACAGGTTACTAAGTGAAGTAAAGAAGCTGGCCCCGAAGGACGTTAAAATCAAG ATCTCAGCTCCTCAGGAACGGCTGTACTCCACATGGATCGG CGGCTCCATCCTCGCCTCCCTGGACACCTTCAAGAAGATGTGGGTATCCAAGAAGGAGTATGAAGAAGACGGCTCCCGTGCGATTCATCGCAAAACCTTCTAA